The proteins below are encoded in one region of Bifidobacterium dentium JCM 1195 = DSM 20436:
- a CDS encoding sensor histidine kinase, whose amino-acid sequence MTSGQWVLLAVAAVMVIAAVASVAYRFGRAFEDGPAPNDPSTFGASKNTSLFGPRVPVQQTERQLIAVMPEALIVTDALATVQYVSPGAQRFGLIEDSAMTLAEIRDILKLVSADSVVRERELAIPLDRAARAAAKNTNGKGLEAGKTLPADTLYLHVRVGQIADDSFAIFISDMSEQRRFEIMRRDFVTNVSHELKTPAGAISLLAETIGDAADDPDAVRYFSGRISKESERLTELVHRLIDLQKAQSAAAMLNAERLSVLRIAREAIGENQVKAESKRIGLALSLNGRPVPLRAGMAGDATASSGGEADVFVDADHETIKTAVKNLVENAVNYSPMNTTVAVGIGHEGGKVTIRVVDQGIGIPAPSLDRIFERFYRVDPARSRETGGTGLGLAITKHCVQDCGGTITVWSREGEGSTFTITLPEAGDAPESRGNAETKTEEKHPNTTENTEENH is encoded by the coding sequence ATGACGTCAGGGCAATGGGTGCTCCTCGCCGTTGCGGCGGTTATGGTGATCGCGGCCGTTGCGTCGGTCGCATACCGCTTCGGCCGGGCTTTCGAAGATGGCCCGGCGCCGAACGATCCAAGCACGTTCGGGGCTTCGAAGAACACATCGCTGTTCGGCCCGCGCGTGCCCGTGCAACAGACGGAGCGCCAGCTGATTGCCGTCATGCCGGAGGCGCTGATCGTCACCGACGCGCTCGCTACGGTGCAATACGTTTCGCCGGGTGCACAGCGTTTCGGCTTGATCGAAGACAGTGCGATGACGCTTGCCGAGATCCGTGACATTCTGAAGCTGGTTTCCGCGGACAGCGTGGTGCGCGAACGTGAGTTGGCGATTCCTCTCGACCGCGCCGCCCGCGCCGCCGCGAAGAATACGAACGGCAAAGGGCTGGAAGCCGGCAAGACCCTGCCCGCCGACACCCTGTACCTGCATGTGCGCGTCGGACAGATAGCCGACGACAGTTTCGCGATTTTCATTTCCGACATGAGCGAGCAGCGTCGTTTTGAAATCATGCGCCGCGATTTCGTCACGAACGTTTCGCATGAGCTGAAGACTCCCGCAGGTGCGATTTCGCTGCTTGCCGAAACGATTGGCGACGCCGCCGACGATCCGGATGCGGTGCGGTATTTCTCGGGCCGCATTTCGAAGGAATCCGAACGATTGACGGAATTGGTGCACCGTCTGATCGACCTGCAGAAGGCGCAGAGCGCGGCCGCGATGCTGAATGCGGAACGTCTTTCCGTGTTGCGGATCGCGCGCGAGGCGATCGGTGAGAACCAGGTGAAGGCCGAATCGAAGCGTATCGGCTTGGCTCTGTCGCTGAACGGCAGGCCGGTGCCGTTGCGTGCCGGCATGGCGGGTGACGCCACCGCATCATCAGGCGGGGAAGCGGACGTGTTCGTCGATGCCGACCACGAAACCATCAAAACCGCCGTGAAGAACCTAGTGGAGAATGCCGTCAACTATTCCCCGATGAACACCACCGTGGCGGTCGGCATAGGGCATGAGGGCGGCAAGGTCACCATCCGTGTGGTCGATCAGGGCATCGGCATTCCGGCCCCCTCGCTCGACCGCATCTTTGAACGCTTCTACCGCGTGGATCCGGCGCGCTCGCGCGAAACCGGCGGCACGGGACTCGGTCTGGCCATCACCAAGCATTGCGTGCAGGATTGCGGCGGCACCATCACCGTGTGGTCTCGCGAAGGGGAGGGGTCCACGTTCACCATCACGCTGCCGGAGGCCGGGGATGCGCCGGAATCTCGGGGAAATGCGGAAACCAAGACTGAAGAGAAGCATCCAAACACTACAGAGAACACGGAGGAGAACCACTGA
- a CDS encoding response regulator transcription factor, with product MTRILIVEDEESYREPLVYQPTREGYDVSAAATGEDGLELFTQGGVDLVLLDLMLPGLDGTALCRRIREQSRVPIIMLTAKSAEIDKVVGLEIGADDYVTKPYSFRELLARVRAVLRRNQMVAESDSASDDDIPLVCGDISMKIGQHEVSVRGENVFFPLKEFELLEYLMQNKGRVMTRHQLIDRIWGSDYVGDTKTLDVHVKRVRSKIEEDPAHPKYLTTVRGLGYKIDAPIE from the coding sequence ATGACACGTATTCTGATCGTCGAAGACGAGGAATCGTATCGAGAACCGCTGGTCTACCAGCCCACTCGCGAAGGCTATGACGTGTCCGCCGCAGCCACCGGCGAGGACGGGCTGGAACTGTTCACCCAGGGAGGCGTCGATCTGGTACTGCTCGACCTGATGCTTCCCGGTCTCGACGGTACCGCGCTGTGTCGCAGGATTCGTGAGCAAAGCCGTGTGCCGATCATCATGTTGACCGCCAAAAGCGCGGAAATCGACAAGGTGGTCGGTCTGGAGATCGGTGCGGACGACTATGTGACCAAGCCGTACTCCTTCCGCGAACTGCTGGCCCGCGTCCGCGCGGTATTGCGCCGCAATCAGATGGTCGCCGAATCCGACAGCGCCTCCGATGATGATATTCCGCTCGTGTGCGGCGACATCTCGATGAAGATCGGCCAGCATGAGGTGAGCGTGCGCGGTGAGAACGTGTTCTTCCCGCTCAAAGAATTCGAGCTGCTGGAATATCTCATGCAGAACAAGGGTCGCGTAATGACCCGTCACCAGCTCATCGACCGCATCTGGGGTTCCGATTACGTCGGCGACACCAAGACGCTGGATGTGCACGTCAAGCGTGTGCGTTCCAAGATCGAAGAGGATCCTGCGCACCCGAAATACCTGACCACCGTGCGTGGATTGGGATACAAGATCGATGCCCCGATCGAGTGA